The following are encoded in a window of Arthrobacter sp. OAP107 genomic DNA:
- the istB gene encoding IS21-like element helper ATPase IstB: MSITTANTTAPALPADLEALMRQLKMPHARAIAPDVLATARAQRWEPAEVIKALLAEETKGRARSMLATRRKAAGFPTGKTFALWDEAASSIPAPTQQALRTLEWIHRKENLVVCGPSGTGKTFFLEALGQQAVEEGMRVAWFTLEDLGALIRSHRADDTVTRAVARILRADLVVVDDIGLLAVATDAAEGLYRVVDAAYEKRAVAVSSNLHPAGFDELMPKTLATATVDRLLHHAHVCQTTGDSIRLTQALAGKGVMPLN; this comes from the coding sequence ATGAGCATCACGACCGCGAACACCACCGCCCCGGCCCTGCCCGCCGACCTCGAAGCACTCATGCGGCAACTGAAAATGCCCCACGCCCGCGCCATCGCCCCGGACGTCCTGGCCACCGCCCGCGCCCAGCGCTGGGAACCGGCCGAGGTCATCAAAGCCCTGCTCGCCGAAGAAACCAAGGGCCGGGCACGGTCGATGCTCGCCACCCGGCGTAAGGCCGCAGGGTTCCCGACCGGCAAGACCTTCGCCCTCTGGGACGAAGCCGCGTCATCCATTCCGGCACCGACCCAGCAGGCCCTGCGCACCCTGGAATGGATCCACCGGAAAGAAAATCTCGTCGTCTGCGGGCCCTCCGGAACCGGGAAGACCTTCTTCCTCGAAGCCCTCGGCCAGCAGGCCGTCGAAGAAGGGATGCGGGTCGCGTGGTTCACCCTCGAGGACCTCGGCGCCCTCATCCGCTCACACCGGGCCGACGACACCGTCACCCGGGCCGTGGCCAGGATCCTCCGCGCAGATTTGGTCGTCGTGGATGACATCGGCCTCCTCGCCGTGGCCACCGACGCCGCCGAAGGCCTCTACCGGGTCGTCGACGCAGCCTATGAAAAACGGGCCGTCGCGGTCTCCTCGAATCTCCACCCCGCAGGCTTTGACGAGCTCATGCCCAAGACCCTCGCCACCGCGACCGTCGACCGGCTCCTGCACCACGCCCACGTCTGCCAAACAACCGGCGATTCCATCCGCCTTACCCAGGCCCTGGCCGGAAAGGGCGTCATGCCACTGAACTAA
- a CDS encoding MFS transporter: MSRTVSPATAFAGIAAVFAAFFFAAGAPTPLLSLRQQEWGFPAGTLTVAFSVYALGLLVALLVAGSLPDHIGRRPVMLAALYGELVSMLAFLAAPDITWVIVARTIQGLATGLATSAFSPAIAEHAPDHLKKLAGGLAGASVAGGLGIGALLTGAAVQFTPDANTLIFGILTAVMVLGIVFVSFTAETAVQRPGALRSLTPRLGLPAHIRAEFLAGLPMQIAGWMFPALFLGLSPAVLRLHFGLDGGLVAGFTAFLGPFAAAVAGFVFARHPARRSTLIGASLILTGMILVLLGVTETWLPAVWIGAVLGGIGFGGTFGGQLRLIAPHVQAHQRAGVFSGIYTAAYLSFGVPVIIAGQLAPRWGLIPTLQSYAATVIIQAVLLRRDAAAQPAPTRSAPRPAAVPGRLLSDRQQS, encoded by the coding sequence TTGTCCCGTACCGTCTCACCCGCCACGGCCTTCGCCGGCATCGCGGCAGTCTTCGCAGCGTTCTTCTTCGCCGCGGGCGCGCCCACGCCCTTGCTCTCGCTCCGCCAGCAGGAGTGGGGCTTCCCGGCCGGAACCCTCACCGTTGCCTTTTCCGTCTATGCCTTGGGCCTGTTGGTGGCTCTCCTGGTCGCAGGGTCACTCCCAGACCACATAGGCCGGCGCCCGGTCATGCTCGCCGCCCTCTACGGCGAACTCGTATCAATGCTCGCGTTCCTGGCGGCGCCGGACATCACCTGGGTCATCGTCGCCCGCACCATCCAGGGCCTCGCCACCGGTCTGGCGACCAGTGCGTTCAGCCCGGCCATCGCCGAGCATGCACCCGACCACCTGAAAAAGCTCGCCGGGGGGCTGGCCGGAGCCTCCGTGGCAGGCGGCCTGGGGATCGGCGCCCTGCTGACCGGGGCGGCAGTCCAATTCACCCCGGACGCGAACACCCTCATCTTCGGCATCCTGACAGCGGTCATGGTCCTGGGCATCGTTTTTGTGAGCTTCACTGCCGAGACGGCTGTGCAACGACCCGGGGCGCTACGCTCGCTCACTCCGCGCCTTGGCCTCCCGGCCCACATCCGGGCTGAATTTCTCGCGGGCCTCCCCATGCAGATCGCAGGGTGGATGTTCCCGGCCCTCTTCCTCGGGCTCTCACCGGCCGTGCTCCGGCTCCACTTTGGCCTGGACGGTGGCCTGGTTGCGGGCTTCACAGCCTTCCTGGGCCCGTTCGCCGCCGCAGTTGCGGGCTTCGTCTTCGCCCGGCACCCCGCACGGCGCAGCACCCTCATCGGGGCAAGCCTCATCCTCACGGGAATGATCCTGGTCCTTCTCGGTGTCACCGAAACCTGGCTGCCGGCAGTCTGGATTGGAGCGGTACTTGGCGGAATCGGCTTCGGCGGCACCTTCGGCGGACAGCTCCGACTGATCGCCCCGCACGTGCAGGCCCACCAGCGCGCCGGTGTCTTCTCCGGCATCTACACCGCCGCCTACCTGTCCTTCGGCGTCCCCGTCATCATCGCCGGCCAACTCGCGCCCCGGTGGGGACTCATCCCCACCCTGCAGTCCTACGCCGCCACCGTCATCATCCAGGCAGTCCTCCTACGGCGCGATGCGGCGGCACAGCCTGCCCCAACACGATCGGCTCCTCGACCCGCGGCCGTCCCGGGGCGGCTCTTGAGTGATCGCCAGCAGAGCTGA
- a CDS encoding helix-turn-helix domain-containing protein — MERILSTAYGLFSRRGIRDVGVNELIESSRVAKSTFYRHFPSKDDLVLAVLARRDQVWFGDVVAEAKRRSATPEEELLVIFEVVAEWLSGGGYKSNMLIRVLMEMGPEHPLGRASVEYLARIRGHVQALAEDAGLERWDMFARAWHLLLKGSIISAMEGDQEAAGLAKQMAISLVERHRRSVP, encoded by the coding sequence ATGGAACGCATCCTCAGTACTGCCTACGGCCTGTTCTCGAGGCGCGGCATTCGGGATGTCGGCGTGAACGAACTGATCGAGTCGTCCAGGGTGGCCAAGTCGACGTTCTACCGGCATTTTCCCTCCAAGGATGACCTGGTTCTGGCAGTTCTGGCCCGACGGGATCAGGTTTGGTTTGGGGATGTCGTGGCGGAGGCGAAGCGCCGCAGCGCCACACCGGAAGAGGAGTTGCTGGTCATCTTCGAGGTTGTCGCTGAGTGGCTCAGTGGTGGCGGCTACAAATCCAACATGCTTATCAGGGTCCTCATGGAGATGGGTCCGGAACATCCCTTGGGCCGCGCGAGCGTCGAATACCTGGCTAGGATCCGTGGACATGTCCAAGCCTTGGCCGAAGACGCCGGGCTGGAGCGCTGGGACATGTTTGCCCGTGCGTGGCACCTCCTGCTGAAGGGTTCCATCATCTCCGCCATGGAAGGTGATCAGGAGGCCGCCGGGCTCGCCAAGCAGATGGCCATATCCCTCGTAGAGCGCCACCGACGCTCTGTGCCCTGA
- a CDS encoding FBP domain-containing protein: MQAITPQQIRSSFINATRSEAARLTLPKNLGSQPWDSLDFLGWRDEKMPLRGYLVVPGPKGVTGIMLRAPEGGAKKNRSVLCELCRDVFSKEDVLLWVAKRAGQSGRDGNTVGTLICADFLCCGNVRKEPPANEINPDPAAVVLRQIEGLKNRIGHFLNRVQQG; this comes from the coding sequence ATGCAGGCAATCACGCCGCAACAGATCCGTTCATCCTTTATCAACGCAACCCGCTCGGAGGCCGCAAGGCTCACCCTGCCCAAAAACCTCGGTTCCCAGCCATGGGACAGCCTGGACTTTCTGGGCTGGCGCGACGAGAAGATGCCGCTTAGGGGGTATTTGGTAGTGCCCGGACCAAAAGGCGTGACCGGGATTATGCTCCGCGCACCCGAGGGTGGGGCCAAGAAGAACCGCTCGGTGCTCTGTGAGTTGTGCCGAGATGTGTTCTCTAAGGAGGATGTGCTCCTTTGGGTGGCCAAACGCGCCGGCCAGTCCGGCCGCGACGGGAACACCGTCGGCACGTTGATCTGCGCAGACTTCCTGTGCTGCGGAAACGTGCGAAAGGAGCCTCCCGCCAATGAGATCAACCCGGACCCGGCAGCCGTCGTCCTCCGCCAGATCGAGGGCCTCAAAAACCGCATCGGGCACTTTCTCAATCGGGTCCAGCAGGGCTAG
- a CDS encoding NADP-dependent oxidoreductase, with product MKAIVVTDQAAGAAGMRLLERPEPAAAINDVIVEIHAAGYVPTEVEWPSTWTDRAGRDRTPSILGHELAGVVTALGYGTTGLSVGQRVFGISDWHRDGTLAEYVAVEARNLAPLPGDVDFTVGASLPISGLTAWQGLFVHGRLQAGQSVLAHGAAGAVGTMVTQLAREAGAHVIGTGRAADRQKALDFGSHEFVDLENDTLEDIGAVDLVFDVIGGDIQKRSASLIRAGGTLVTVTGLTDARPADGLAIDFVVESIPAQLTEIARRVRDGRLGTNIGNVATLDDAIAALNPTERRQGKTIITVRS from the coding sequence ATGAAAGCGATAGTGGTAACGGATCAGGCCGCAGGCGCGGCCGGAATGAGGCTGCTGGAACGTCCAGAGCCAGCTGCGGCGATCAACGACGTCATCGTTGAGATCCACGCGGCCGGATACGTGCCGACGGAGGTGGAATGGCCGTCTACCTGGACGGATCGGGCCGGACGCGACCGCACTCCGTCGATCCTCGGACACGAACTGGCCGGAGTGGTCACGGCCCTTGGCTACGGCACGACAGGGCTTTCGGTGGGACAACGGGTGTTCGGTATCTCGGACTGGCATCGTGACGGCACCCTTGCAGAGTATGTCGCGGTCGAGGCGCGCAACCTGGCGCCGCTGCCGGGCGATGTCGACTTCACGGTCGGCGCGAGCCTGCCGATCTCGGGCCTCACAGCGTGGCAGGGACTGTTCGTGCACGGTCGCCTCCAAGCCGGGCAGAGCGTCCTCGCGCACGGTGCGGCCGGCGCCGTCGGGACCATGGTCACACAACTCGCGCGCGAGGCAGGTGCCCACGTCATCGGCACCGGACGCGCCGCCGACCGGCAGAAGGCTCTCGACTTCGGTTCTCACGAATTCGTCGATCTCGAAAATGACACCCTCGAAGACATCGGCGCAGTCGACCTGGTGTTCGACGTCATCGGCGGGGACATCCAGAAGCGGTCCGCAAGCCTGATCCGGGCCGGCGGAACGCTGGTGACGGTCACCGGGCTGACCGACGCGCGGCCCGCAGACGGGCTGGCGATCGACTTCGTGGTCGAGTCCATTCCCGCTCAACTGACGGAGATCGCCCGGCGCGTGCGGGACGGCCGGCTGGGAACGAACATCGGCAACGTCGCGACTCTCGACGACGCCATCGCCGCCCTCAACCCGACCGAGCGACGCCAGGGCAAGACGATCATCACCGTTCGTTCATAA
- a CDS encoding DUF6221 family protein: MDIIEFLQDRISEDETVAQAASPAPWEWFRKDGTRSPALYAADEQTVLDAYADDVPGYLSSKDEDRIYIAQFNPGRILAECAAKRQILANVPLVVTDMASEVGGTSEYVLMCMASPYRDHPDYQEGWAIEL, encoded by the coding sequence ATGGATATTATCGAGTTCCTGCAAGACCGGATCAGTGAAGACGAAACTGTCGCCCAGGCAGCTTCCCCTGCGCCTTGGGAATGGTTCAGGAAAGACGGAACGCGGAGTCCGGCGCTCTACGCCGCGGACGAACAAACGGTCCTCGACGCCTACGCTGACGACGTCCCCGGCTACCTCTCTTCCAAGGACGAAGACAGGATATATATCGCGCAGTTCAATCCGGGTCGCATCCTCGCGGAGTGCGCGGCGAAGCGACAGATACTGGCAAACGTACCTCTCGTCGTCACCGACATGGCCAGCGAGGTTGGCGGGACCAGTGAGTACGTCCTCATGTGTATGGCGTCGCCATACAGGGACCACCCCGACTACCAGGAAGGCTGGGCAATCGAGTTGTGA
- a CDS encoding Hsp20/alpha crystallin family protein, with amino-acid sequence MLMLDPFRQLDRLAEQVLGTVARPAAMPMDAWREGDEYVVAFDLPGVEVDSIDLGVERNVLTVRAERKAPVSEGTELLAAERPRGVFSRQLILGDALETEKVKANYDAGVLTLRIPMAGQAAPRKIEIETKGGQHQIGA; translated from the coding sequence ATGTTGATGCTAGATCCGTTCCGCCAGCTGGACCGTCTTGCCGAGCAGGTTCTGGGCACGGTGGCCCGTCCGGCAGCAATGCCGATGGACGCCTGGCGGGAAGGTGATGAATATGTCGTCGCATTCGATCTGCCAGGTGTGGAGGTCGATTCGATCGATCTGGGCGTGGAACGGAATGTGCTGACCGTTCGCGCTGAACGGAAGGCACCCGTGAGTGAAGGCACTGAGCTGCTTGCGGCCGAGCGGCCCCGTGGCGTCTTCAGCCGGCAGCTGATCCTTGGTGACGCCCTGGAGACGGAGAAGGTCAAAGCCAACTATGACGCGGGCGTCCTGACGCTCCGCATCCCGATGGCAGGCCAGGCAGCTCCGCGCAAGATCGAAATCGAGACCAAGGGCGGCCAGCACCAGATCGGCGCCTAA
- a CDS encoding GNAT family N-acetyltransferase, translating to MTTNIEAEETNREERNAALIDTLKTEAPGEVESSWELDVINDPGRGRWIAALGAEAIGELTYRFVGGRVVLLSTWVSHAYRNHRVATELVARVLDEIRESGKKITIICPLVGEFIARNPEYLGLIDKVHPGSGAYPQHEPAAGQDDDEHVTAFEHDMT from the coding sequence GTGACGACCAACATCGAGGCGGAGGAGACCAACCGTGAAGAGAGGAACGCCGCACTCATCGATACCCTGAAAACCGAGGCTCCCGGTGAGGTGGAGTCCAGCTGGGAGCTCGATGTAATCAACGATCCGGGGCGGGGCCGGTGGATCGCCGCCCTCGGCGCTGAGGCGATCGGGGAGCTCACATATCGTTTCGTGGGCGGCCGGGTCGTATTGCTTTCAACATGGGTCAGCCATGCCTACCGCAACCATCGGGTGGCGACAGAACTCGTCGCTCGGGTGCTGGACGAGATCCGCGAGAGCGGGAAGAAGATCACCATCATCTGCCCGCTCGTGGGCGAGTTCATTGCCCGCAACCCGGAATACCTGGGTCTCATCGACAAGGTCCATCCCGGCTCCGGTGCCTACCCCCAGCACGAACCCGCGGCCGGCCAGGACGACGACGAGCACGTCACCGCGTTTGAGCATGACATGACTTAG
- a CDS encoding GNAT family N-acetyltransferase, with the protein MTDPSEPTRYAFEYPDAAGYPDGMGTLSQDQTGLIDEVIDDPHAPAFDFYLVNNEKTRIYEAIVGDNEIAGLPYNVVDDDRLVLLATSVFPEFRKQGIATELIRRVLDDVRAQGKTVTIMCPIVRTFIEHNPQYADLIDPKHPGVLRGSHRS; encoded by the coding sequence ATGACCGACCCATCCGAGCCAACCCGTTATGCCTTTGAGTACCCGGACGCCGCCGGATATCCCGACGGAATGGGCACCCTCAGCCAGGACCAGACCGGCCTCATCGATGAGGTAATCGATGATCCCCATGCCCCTGCGTTCGATTTCTACCTCGTCAACAACGAGAAAACCCGCATCTACGAGGCCATCGTCGGGGACAACGAAATCGCCGGCCTGCCGTACAACGTCGTCGACGACGACCGACTCGTGCTGCTGGCCACGTCAGTGTTCCCCGAGTTCCGTAAACAGGGAATCGCCACCGAGCTGATCCGACGCGTCCTCGATGATGTGCGCGCACAAGGAAAAACGGTCACCATCATGTGCCCGATCGTGCGCACCTTCATCGAGCACAACCCCCAGTACGCCGACCTCATCGACCCCAAGCACCCGGGAGTGCTCAGAGGGTCACACCGATCCTAA
- a CDS encoding DUF5956 family protein — translation MWSAVKEAVPSASWAELTENGWGALMGWATGAENLRRHATSDAGRTVTGYIERAGEREPFVESLSAADREMIDDDIDTYLRDAGLPPRPRGYVWMIRVPDGYPSPQAFLADIDAAINRAADGAVDPKQLRPIFAQVLRGYYSKGN, via the coding sequence ATGTGGAGCGCCGTAAAGGAGGCCGTACCGTCAGCATCATGGGCGGAACTGACAGAGAACGGCTGGGGAGCCTTGATGGGATGGGCCACCGGCGCAGAGAACCTCCGCCGCCACGCGACCTCGGACGCCGGCAGGACGGTGACCGGGTACATCGAGAGAGCGGGGGAGCGGGAACCCTTTGTGGAATCTCTTTCAGCCGCTGACCGGGAAATGATCGATGACGACATCGATACCTATCTCCGGGACGCCGGCCTTCCGCCGCGGCCCAGAGGCTACGTTTGGATGATCCGCGTGCCGGACGGGTATCCATCGCCCCAGGCGTTCCTGGCAGACATTGACGCCGCCATCAACCGGGCTGCCGACGGTGCTGTCGACCCTAAACAGCTCCGACCCATATTTGCTCAAGTGCTCCGTGGCTACTACTCTAAGGGCAACTAA
- a CDS encoding DUF4235 domain-containing protein, which translates to MVKKPTSKPAKLYRPIGLASGMLGGIIAGQIFKQVWKHAAPGDRGEAPNPLSTDYALKEILIAAAIQGAIYAVIKTVIDRGGARLFERWTGEWPGN; encoded by the coding sequence ATGGTCAAGAAACCCACCAGCAAGCCAGCGAAACTGTATCGGCCGATCGGGCTGGCTTCAGGAATGCTCGGCGGCATCATCGCTGGCCAAATCTTCAAACAGGTATGGAAGCACGCCGCCCCAGGCGACCGGGGCGAGGCACCCAACCCGCTGTCCACCGACTATGCGCTGAAAGAGATCCTCATCGCCGCCGCCATACAGGGCGCTATTTACGCTGTGATAAAGACGGTCATCGACCGCGGCGGAGCGCGGCTCTTCGAACGTTGGACCGGAGAATGGCCCGGGAACTGA
- a CDS encoding nuclear transport factor 2 family protein has protein sequence MLEQLNLDYNRADQASDAERFRELLAEDFIVQTPGVTRDCNEYLEYIAKPRPFKDLALVDAKIRALGEVALIHGRARYTMIADGSVQEALYTDAYQKREGLGLRNRSGGLTCCGAARRTTWRR, from the coding sequence ATCCTCGAACAGCTCAACCTCGACTACAACCGGGCGGACCAGGCCAGCGATGCTGAGCGCTTCCGCGAGCTGCTCGCCGAGGATTTCATCGTGCAGACTCCAGGAGTCACCCGCGACTGCAACGAGTACCTCGAGTACATAGCGAAGCCGCGCCCCTTCAAGGATCTCGCTCTCGTGGACGCCAAGATCCGCGCCCTCGGCGAGGTCGCCCTGATCCACGGGCGCGCCCGCTACACCATGATCGCCGACGGATCTGTGCAGGAAGCCCTGTACACGGACGCGTACCAAAAGCGTGAGGGCCTCGGCCTGCGCAATCGCTCCGGGGGCCTGACCTGCTGCGGCGCGGCTCGACGTACGACATGGCGTCGGTGA
- a CDS encoding DNA/RNA non-specific endonuclease — translation MVFTGPIFSALDPVYWGVDIPLRFFKVAAFIHQGQLAATGYVVDQTPQLAELPDVPRPGVTEDVPPLGPFRTFRAPIRDIAELTGLNLDQLVTVDRMPIAATIGAAPVGST, via the coding sequence GTGGTCTTCACCGGCCCGATCTTCAGCGCCCTTGATCCGGTCTACTGGGGCGTGGACATTCCGCTGCGCTTCTTCAAGGTCGCCGCCTTCATCCACCAGGGGCAGCTGGCGGCCACCGGCTACGTTGTGGACCAGACCCCGCAGCTGGCCGAGCTGCCGGACGTGCCGCGGCCCGGGGTCACCGAGGACGTCCCGCCGCTGGGACCGTTCCGGACTTTCCGGGCACCCATCCGGGACATCGCCGAGCTGACCGGCCTGAACCTGGACCAACTGGTTACCGTCGACAGGATGCCCATCGCCGCTACCATCGGCGCAGCGCCCGTTGGCTCCACCTGA
- a CDS encoding CBS domain-containing protein has product MTTAREIMTGGVECVGENETLEAAARKMKELDVGALPICGEDNRLKGMITDRDIVIKCFAEGGDPRTAKAGDFGQGKPVTIGADDSIEEAIRTMGEHQVRRLPVIDGHDLIGIISQADIARNYPEDRVGELVELISFY; this is encoded by the coding sequence ATGACGACAGCACGTGAAATCATGACCGGCGGCGTTGAATGCGTCGGTGAAAACGAAACTCTGGAAGCGGCGGCCCGAAAGATGAAAGAGCTGGACGTCGGCGCCCTGCCGATCTGCGGGGAGGACAACCGGCTCAAAGGCATGATCACCGACCGCGACATCGTCATCAAGTGCTTCGCCGAAGGCGGCGACCCACGTACGGCCAAGGCGGGGGATTTCGGTCAGGGCAAGCCGGTCACCATCGGGGCCGATGACTCCATCGAGGAAGCAATCAGGACCATGGGAGAGCACCAGGTCCGCCGGCTGCCCGTCATCGACGGCCACGACCTGATTGGCATCATCAGCCAGGCAGACATTGCCCGGAACTACCCGGAGGACCGTGTCGGCGAACTCGTCGAGCTCATCTCCTTCTATTAG
- a CDS encoding NmrA/HSCARG family protein, whose product MNSNTTPRRSPLIAVVGASGNQGGSVVQALLEGDVRVRALVRDPGKPAAQALAARGVELTVGDLTDPASLDAFLDGVEAAFAMTTPFTEGTERETATGIAIADAAARAGVRHLVYSSVGGAERESGIPHFESKRRVEEHIESLGIHHTFLRPVFFMDNFSRYSTSVEEGQIVVRMAMPGDIPLQMIAVRDLGKAAAAILLGGSAVEGASVEIAGDSLTGSQIARAMGEYAGLPAKYEAVPLEAIASLGDQAAMFRWFSETPAYRADFAATRSLVPDVLDFAGWLAASGWTPPA is encoded by the coding sequence ATGAACAGCAATACAACACCCCGCAGGTCGCCACTCATCGCCGTAGTTGGGGCAAGCGGCAACCAGGGCGGCTCCGTCGTTCAGGCGCTACTGGAAGGGGACGTGCGGGTGCGAGCCCTGGTCCGTGACCCGGGCAAGCCTGCAGCACAAGCGCTGGCCGCCCGCGGCGTCGAACTCACTGTCGGCGATCTGACCGACCCGGCATCTCTCGACGCCTTCTTAGACGGGGTGGAGGCCGCATTCGCGATGACCACGCCGTTCACGGAAGGCACCGAACGGGAGACCGCCACGGGCATCGCGATCGCCGACGCCGCGGCCCGCGCTGGCGTACGGCACCTCGTTTACAGCTCCGTCGGCGGCGCCGAACGGGAGTCGGGCATCCCGCACTTCGAGAGCAAGCGCCGCGTCGAGGAGCACATCGAATCGCTCGGCATCCACCACACGTTCCTTCGCCCGGTCTTCTTCATGGACAATTTCAGCCGCTACTCGACGAGCGTTGAGGAGGGCCAGATTGTGGTTCGAATGGCCATGCCCGGCGACATTCCGCTGCAGATGATCGCCGTGCGCGACCTCGGGAAAGCGGCTGCGGCAATACTGCTGGGCGGAAGCGCCGTCGAGGGTGCCAGCGTGGAGATTGCCGGTGATTCGCTCACGGGCTCGCAGATCGCCCGGGCCATGGGGGAGTATGCCGGTCTTCCCGCAAAGTACGAGGCGGTGCCATTGGAGGCGATCGCCTCGCTCGGGGACCAGGCCGCGATGTTCCGCTGGTTTTCCGAGACCCCCGCCTACCGGGCCGACTTCGCTGCAACCCGCTCCCTTGTGCCCGACGTTCTCGATTTCGCCGGGTGGCTTGCCGCCTCGGGCTGGACGCCTCCCGCCTGA
- a CDS encoding TetR/AcrR family transcriptional regulator yields the protein MTSSPRSPARQRLLDAADRLFYAEGVHTVGIDRVIGEAGVAKRSLFYNFSGKDALIGAYLAVWDQRRRDRIARHQEGLDDPVEKLLAVFDSLQEAVLTPGYNGCAFANANAEALPGSVEAEALRTFRGWLATMFLALTTEAGFTDPHDVADRLRLLYDGAVANSQLDKHPDAVRLAKELALMILDTSPREHATGQNPPEPASV from the coding sequence ATGACCTCCTCCCCCCGGTCCCCCGCCCGGCAGCGCCTTCTGGATGCTGCCGACCGCCTCTTCTATGCCGAGGGTGTGCACACCGTGGGGATCGACCGGGTCATCGGCGAGGCCGGGGTCGCCAAACGTTCACTCTTCTACAACTTCTCCGGCAAGGACGCGCTCATAGGTGCCTACCTCGCGGTTTGGGACCAGCGGCGACGTGACCGGATCGCCCGGCACCAGGAAGGCCTGGACGATCCTGTCGAGAAACTGCTGGCCGTCTTTGATTCGCTACAGGAAGCGGTTCTCACGCCGGGTTACAACGGGTGCGCGTTCGCGAACGCGAACGCCGAAGCGCTCCCGGGAAGTGTGGAAGCCGAAGCGCTGCGGACCTTCCGTGGCTGGCTGGCCACCATGTTCCTCGCACTCACCACGGAGGCCGGGTTTACCGACCCCCATGATGTCGCGGACCGCCTACGCCTGCTCTACGACGGAGCAGTCGCCAACTCCCAGCTCGATAAGCATCCGGACGCGGTCCGACTAGCCAAAGAACTTGCCCTCATGATCCTCGACACCTCGCCGCGGGAACACGCAACCGGCCAGAACCCGCCTGAGCCTGCCTCTGTCTGA
- a CDS encoding C69 family dipeptidase — protein MLKPWSCDAFVAQTDATADGRLIFGKNSDRPAGEAQPLRYVPRRPKAGRLELAYVSIDDEPAYAHLGGAPFWCWGYEFGVNEHNVTIGNEAQFTRSWASSVEAARAGSPPSAGIIGMELIKLGLERGRTASHALEVMTGLLERYGQWGSDLHGKQPVDGSYDNSYLIADGKDAWVLETSGREWISRRVESGIYSISNERLLQEYLRPAAGPDDAQQGLNHAADGWWVFQDLHESRDPGGHRTALRRSQGIRGGTRRGPR, from the coding sequence ATGTTGAAGCCATGGAGCTGTGACGCATTTGTTGCTCAGACAGATGCGACAGCGGATGGCCGGCTCATATTCGGCAAGAACAGCGACCGTCCTGCCGGCGAAGCGCAGCCTCTGCGCTACGTGCCACGACGCCCAAAGGCAGGTCGGCTCGAATTGGCATATGTCTCCATCGACGACGAGCCCGCGTATGCCCATCTAGGTGGAGCGCCCTTCTGGTGCTGGGGATACGAGTTCGGCGTCAACGAGCACAATGTCACCATCGGAAATGAAGCCCAGTTCACTCGGTCATGGGCAAGCAGCGTTGAAGCAGCGCGGGCGGGGAGCCCGCCGTCGGCCGGCATTATCGGAATGGAACTTATCAAGCTCGGACTGGAACGAGGACGAACAGCTTCACATGCCCTGGAAGTCATGACGGGACTCCTTGAGCGTTACGGGCAATGGGGCTCAGACCTGCACGGCAAACAGCCGGTGGATGGCTCCTACGACAACTCGTACCTGATTGCGGATGGGAAGGACGCCTGGGTTCTCGAAACCAGCGGTCGCGAGTGGATCAGTCGCCGAGTGGAGTCCGGCATTTACTCGATCAGCAACGAGCGCCTGCTGCAAGAATATCTCCGGCCAGCCGCAGGGCCTGATGATGCTCAGCAAGGCCTCAACCACGCTGCAGACGGGTGGTGGGTGTTCCAAGACCTACATGAGAGCCGAGATCCCGGCGGGCACCGCACGGCCCTGAGGCGGAGCCAAGGAATCCGGGGTGGGACGCGAAGGGGCCCTCGATGA